A single Watersipora subatra chromosome 7, tzWatSuba1.1, whole genome shotgun sequence DNA region contains:
- the LOC137400559 gene encoding uncharacterized protein, with the protein MERVLHRPHWQTLLLYLDYLIVIAPDFKAHLQQLEEVFQRLRQAGLKLKPARCDLLQSQVRYFGHIYILRFATIAKPLHRLVEKKESWRWTGEDQAALNTLRHSLTTALVLGYLDPGDAYILDTDASGCDVVAVLSPQELLAGVKAVKRFCQYLYEQEFWLCTDHAFPRWLCCKKEPSHQVGHWLEVLAKFKYKLEHRAGLKHGNADRLSRQTCKDCRQCAQIEHRNEGPTWLDLDQEYQDEARVIGRNHVLSGIARPACEAAVLWVQSPVSTKTDKVNLEPVEAILGSPDIEQVMIRSNTGHHQEPRKSWAEVARPADEMTGHTVQHPAPTGTLAGLRSVKATLGSKALAQLTNQLARLRSESNSAIAIMYRACRSHTGTVGVGEPGVQGLASQEGVPENQEGWHAGSQGGLSWSNLVVCRVPPDYEGASYLADTCCDQLRGWEGRPPSTKGLSQQEAGSGYTLAHSGRRLPSTCQLIEELCQLWKVSKTRNTPYHPWANGIIERNNRYLGNFLRTMLLERGQEERNELLPQVMRAYRGTPLSSPGQARRPNS; encoded by the exons ATGGAGAGAGTGTTGCACAGGCCCCACTGGCAAACGTTACTATTGTACCTAGATTATTTGATTGTTATTGCACCTGATTTTAAAGCCCACCTCCAGCAGCTGGAGGAAGTGTTTCAGCGGCTGCGTCAAGCTGGACTCAAGCTCAAACCAGCAAGGTGTGATCTGCTACAGTCTCAAGTGCGGTACTTTGGTCACATA TACATCCTTAGGTTCGCCACCATTGCAAAACCCCTCCACCGACTGGTGGAGAAGAAAGAGTCCTGGAGATGGACTGGCGAAGATCAGGCAGCATTGAACACCCTGCGCCACAGCCTCACCACAGCACTGGTGCTGGGGTATCTGGATCCAGGGGACGCCTATATCTTAGACACGGATGCCAGCGGTTGCGATGTAGTAGCTGTGCTGTCACCGCA AGAGCTGTTGGCAGGGGTCAAAGCGGTAAAACGCTTTTGCCAGTACTTATATGAACAGGAGTTTTGGCTTTGCACAGACCATGCTTTTCCGCGATGGCTCTGCTGCAAGAAGGAGCCATCCCACCAAGTGGGGCATTGGCTGGAGGTGCTAGCCAAGTTTAAATACAAGCTGGAACACCGCGCAGGGTTAAAGCATGGCAACGCCGATAGATTAAGCAGACAGACCTGCAAAGACTGCCGACAGTGTGCCCAGATAGAACACCGCAATGAGGGTCCAACTTGGCTGGATTTGGACCAAGAATATCAGGATGAGGCTAGGGTGATCGGGAGAAACCATGTTCTGTCAGGGATCGCCAGGCCTGCGTGCGAAGCAGCCGTTTTATGGGTACAATCTCCTGTTTCTACTAAAACAGACAAGGTCAACCTGGAACCGGTCGAAGCCATTCTGGGATCCCCTGACATTGAGCAGGTGATGATTCGAAGCAATACTGGTCACCACCAGGAGCCGCGTAAGAGCTGGGCAGAGGTCGCCAGGCCCGCAGATGAGATGACTGGCCATACGGTCCAGCACCCTGCCCCCACAGGGACACTGGCCGGCTTGAGGTCGGTCAAGGCCACCCTGGGATCCAAGGCATTGGCTCAGCTAACTAACCAGTTGGCTCGGCTGCGGAGTGAGAGTAACAGTGCCATAGCCATAATGTACCGAGCATGCCGGAGCCACACCGGAACAGTTGGAGTTGGGGAGCCAGGAGTTCAAGGTCTTGCATCGCAAGAAGGAGTCCCTGAGAATCAAGAAGGATGGCATGCTGGAAGCCAGGGTGGCCTCTCATGGTCAAACCTGGTGGTGTGTCGTGTGCCCCCTGACTATGAGGGAGCCAGTTATTTGGCAGACACATGCTGTGACCAACTCCGTGGTTGGGAAGGACG gccgccaAGCACAAAGGGACTAAGCCAGCAGGAAGCTGGCAGCGGTTACACGCTAGCCCACTCTGGCAGAAGGTTGCCGTCCACCTG ccaactgatagAGGAGCTCTGCCAGCTCTGGAAGGTGAGCAAGACAAGAAATACTCCTTACCATCCCTGGGCCAATGGGATCATAGAGAGGAACAATCGATACCTAGGCAACTTTCTGAGGACCATGTTGTTAGAACGAGGCCAGGAGGAACGGAATGAGCTCCTGCCCCAGGTCATGCGGGCGTATCGAGGTACCCCCCTCTCTTCACCGGGACAGGCGAGACGGCCAAATTCATAA